The Desulfotignum phosphitoxidans DSM 13687 genome has a window encoding:
- the thrH gene encoding bifunctional phosphoserine phosphatase/homoserine phosphotransferase ThrH: MKLIVADLEGVFLPEIWINVAKKTGIKELRLTTRDIKDYDVLMSKRLAILKDNHLTIQDIQQVIATLDPLPGAKETLDWIRSRSQFIILSDTFEEFARPLMAKLGFPTLLCHSLTMDAQGNITHYNLRIDNQKQKAVQAFQALNYQVIAFGDSYNDIAMIQAADHGFFFKPPETVAAEYPDISVTRDYDELRAMLSRLLDS; this comes from the coding sequence ATGAAACTGATTGTGGCGGATCTGGAAGGGGTGTTTTTACCGGAAATCTGGATCAATGTGGCAAAAAAAACCGGTATCAAGGAATTGCGGCTGACCACCCGGGACATTAAAGACTATGATGTTCTGATGTCAAAACGTCTGGCCATTTTAAAGGACAATCACCTGACAATCCAGGACATTCAGCAGGTCATCGCCACCCTGGATCCCTTGCCCGGCGCAAAAGAAACGCTGGACTGGATCCGGTCCCGGTCCCAGTTCATTATTTTATCGGATACGTTTGAAGAGTTTGCCCGGCCCCTGATGGCCAAACTGGGGTTTCCCACGCTGTTGTGCCACAGCCTGACCATGGATGCCCAGGGCAATATCACCCATTACAATCTGCGTATTGACAACCAGAAACAGAAAGCCGTGCAGGCGTTTCAGGCCTTGAACTATCAGGTGATCGCTTTCGGGGATTCTTATAATGATATTGCCATGATTCAGGCTGCAGACCATGGATTTTTCTTTAAACCCCCGGAAACCGTGGCGGCAGAATACCCGGATATTTCCGTGACAAGGGATTATGATGAACTTAGAGCCATGCTGTCCCGGCTGCTGGATTCATGA